acctctaccctccatactAGAAACGCATCAACAGCATGGTCGACGCCTTGATGTCATACCTGCTCAATAGATGGCGCATAAGTATCTGGGAGGTGCAATCAATccgaaaaaattttgttgtagaCTGTTGTTGTACCGATTATTGGAATTTGCACAaaggaaaattaaatttactaCAAAATAAGTATGAAATGCCATtcgcataaaaaaatattctcagaaCTAAATAGATAATTGTCATGACTGCTCGATAGATGACGCTCACGTCGCCCTGCCGGGACCTCGTGCACCCCAAGGATTAGTGTAGGACTTGAGTGTCaacatataattgaatatacgAGTAAGAGACACTGACACATATCTGAggaacgaaaaaaattttttcctgtCTCAGATAATTCCTAAtaagtaacataaaaaaaagatatttcttcCAATCCTAGATACGGCAGTTTAGTTTTGGTATTAATTATGTGAGATCATGAAAACAGTAGAGGGGATACTATTCACTATCAAAACTTGAGAAATCTCAAATTTGACCTTACTTGTTTCAGTTGTTCATCTGtagttttaaaattcaaatttttcacaaaaagcGTCGTATCTGGTTCAggttcctcttcttcttcttccacttCTCTTATGTCTCCCTCAATTTCTTTTTCCTTAGTGAGTTCTTGCACGCCTGCTCCATTTGTTgattccactttttgattagttttgggGTCTGTCAAACTATTATCAGGAGCCCATTCAAGGTACAAAGGCATATTCTTAAATTTCGTGTAAGCCAATTTGCTAAAAGCTTTTTTGGCTTCAGatggttccaaaaattcaacaattgctaaaacagaaataatataaaacaataaaccaaatttgattaatttttcatgtaatttgtTGTGGGCACTAACTTCTTACCTGTAATGCCACTAGGTGGTAAAATAACCCTTCCTACGTCTCCATGCTTTTCGAAAATTTCACGAATTTCTTTAACTTCGGTCTTCGATGGtaaattctttaataatatcagAGTTTTTGATCTTTTTACTACTgcctaaaatattaattattgttataaattgataaacataTACCACTAAAGGAATCACACTATTCAATTTGTAACGATTGGCACTACCTAATTGAGAATCGTCATTTACATGCCTCGGAAAGTTATCGTGACAAAAACAGCTATAGTcccaaaataattaatttaaataagttGGTTTGCAAAAACAATCAAGGATTTCCGCTCAACGCGCTTAACTCTACCCCACCCCCTCAAAAAATAACCAGAAAAACGACCTTTTTCCTAATTATCTGCAAAAATGTAAGCCACACCTACTCCAAAATAATTCAGGTTTCTATTAAATTATACCTCCTTCCGATGCCCGTGGAAAGCCTTACAATAGGTCCTCTAAGACTCCAGATGAAGTTCTAGGCCTTATACGACAACACATTAAATCTTTCAGGGCCAGGCAGTTTAATTACTCTAGATAATCCTGACAAAGTGTTTTACCTCAGGATCTGAGTGTTAAGAATCCAAATTTTGGTGTTgattataatgtttataaagaCGACTATAGCATTTTGTTTGGTATGCTAAGAACAGACACTTGTTTACattgtgatgaaaataattttgaaaatagaatgaTAAGGTCATTGAAAATCAGTTATAAGAAAAAGAGGTGCACTTAGGAAGAATCATTAAATTTAcggaattaaaaatatataaactagaAGCAAGAGCAGGCAGATGTATGGCCATATTGTTCAACCATTACCAGTAAGAACTAGCGAAGGTGTTTTTCAAATACCAACTTTGGTACTATGTAGTTGGGATTCCCTACATGAAGAATGATTCAGCATCTTAATCATGAAGatctttctaataattattagttATCTTCAGTGATGAATATACTGGCcagaataaaaaacatttccaCTAAATGCTGATGCATTGTTATAAAGAAACTAACCCACATATCTCCCATTAGAAGCCATTCTGTTCTTCTGAATAACCAAGACATTGCCCTGATTCAGAAAAATAATCTGTAGCCCAGAATTGACAGAAGACTGGGATCAACTAATACCTGAATAAAGAGACAACCCATCTCCATTTATGTTAGTTAATATGactcaaaaaaacttttttcgataaaaagcATGTATCTAATATTTTGTGAAGAACCTAAGATCCAGTTTAGGACCAAGGGAAACTCGTGTTATTTGTAAGATCTTCATTTGTTAAAACTCGCAGTACATATTTTAGCATCGGGCAATATGatgaagttacataaattataaacatactgtgatttcttttataaaatacttgtagtaaaatgtttctatttgTATTTCTGTCAAAACAGCCCAcgtcaaagtttttttttaattatttttccacccagtttgttgaaaaatatatttctgtacaTATTCTTATGAACTACATGTACACAAATATTATCAGCTTATCGATTCCTTGAATTTGACTGTTTTCGAACTGAAAAACCGCATAAGTAAAAAGTTTTGTTACATACATTATTAAATGCATCTAAGATAACCCCTTGTTGTTCCAAATACTTTCTAGTTTGAGCAACAATTTGGGTTTCCCCAAGGGCAAGTCGTACGGCGGCACTTCCTTTACCATCTGGTCCAATAACGTCTTCTTTAGTAGTACCAAAACTATCTGCAATTACTTCGGCTACTGCATCGTGTCCCAAAAATAACGAGTTCCAATTGTGAGATGAACCTGCTTGCGCTTTAAGTTTTGccgattttttctttttatagttGTTTGTatctaaaaatgattttacaagaaaatttcagcgaaaataaaaatggtacCAATGTAAAAAAAGCCGTTTAATTACAATTACCTTCCAAATCTTCATCATTCGTGTCTTTATTTTTACCAGGAAGAAGATGAAGCATTCTTCCATGTAAGATGTAACCGTCTAATTGTGAATAGGCTTTAACTGCATGTTCTGGCAGTAAATATGTTACAGTACCAAAACCTTTCATTTGTTTTGTACTGGCATCTACAGGTAAATTTACTTCAGTCAATGGACCTTGAATAAATAGGACATATTTAAAACTAggacaaaataatgaatttatgtacaattttcactaaaaatatcacttttaatgACAGTCTACAGTGTTAACATTCTACTGGTATGAAGACCTCGAACATTGTATTAAAACCTACTGTGATTTTAAGAATGAAAAATCCATTTGAACATAAATATGGATGAAATCCTCATCTACAAAAGTAGCAAGAATGAATTTTGACCACATTTATAGTagttattcaaaaatgaaaCCAATGCCTATCAGAGTTTTTCAAAGTGCAAGCAAACCATCAATCATTTGAACTGTTTTCAAACCCATATGttgagatattaaaaaaaatatcctgAGATGGTATTCAGTTGGAAATAGAGGCTTAATTAATATTCGTCGTTTTATAGTAGAATCTCCCTCAATGGAGTTCATGAAAGGTAagttaataaattatacaattaaTGTCCgagaaacaatgtaaacaaatcgcccgctataataaaaatatatataaaaacaaacatcaaacgaattttGCCGTATTTCAAACGCGacttcgccaaattttagaattctattataaccggacaggaccggcttcacgacCTATGTCTTCGATCTGTTTGTAACAGTATTGTCACCTAATATTTTAAGAAGACACACTTCgcgttttacaattttttttatcaatttatttgctACAAACTtgtaaatatgtaatattttcagCATAAACGAATGTTATCTTTCCCCGTCCTGTTCGTTTGTGTATGGTGGTTGCTTGTtttcttttcgttatttttcatcTGGATTACTAaccaaatctcaaaaatttggCGATTATATCGATCACACATTGTCTTTGTTATAAAGTAGAAAGTttaccaaaaaatcaataatttcttatgATTGGTCTTTTCGTGACAGTTGTTTTCCACTTTTCCTAAAATTTCTTGAGATGGATTTTGATTATATGGGCCTCAGAtctattattttactatttagactaaaatttcaagtaacactttctattgtttataaaacaacaaaactaGTTCGCATTCTGGCTTTATTGTTCACCTCTAttgaagtttgaaagaaaatcaacAGATGCCACCCACTTCGTAGTTTTCGCGAATGTAACGTGACATAAATATCCtcataaagaagaagaatatagcAACATTACTGAAGCTtcttaaaaatgtattattttaaaaacatggaATTAAGTAATttacgacaaaaaaattatagttggAAGTGGCATCAAAAGTGGTTGAAACAgggttgaaaaataattgaagaatatagtaattTAAAGTATTAGTGCTCAACAATAAAGTGAAAGTAGGAATCAATACAGTTGagataaatatgtaaaaaaccACTTGAAATTTACCAAATTCTGAAAACAGTTTTTCTATGTCTTCCTCAGTGGTAGTATATGCTAAATTCCTAATAAAAATTCTTCCGGATTCCCCAATGTTTTCCTCATTTTTGATAGCTTCCTCTTGTGTTTGccatttatttttagaaatattccgAAGTGTATTATCACTTTGAGATTTTTCTTCGCTAGTTGTATATTTTGCCACTGATACTTGTTTTCCACCTAAAAGAATACAATTCAGTGCTGTAGaatttgtataatatttgaACTAATAAACTCACTTATAAAACTCCTATTTTTGACTAGTGctttattcaattctttttcagttttaaacCCCACAAATGCTATGCCATGTATATTCCTAGGTACCCTTATGCTATAACATGAAACtggtttgaaaaattgttttatatctcTCTTCTTTATATTGTAAGGTAAATCACGAAGCTGAAACCAAAACATCAACGTGCAATATTGAAAAACACTataaacgagaaaaaaataacaatcaattcaattttgaatggtGTTGTGGGTTGAGAACTCAATATAAAACTGTTtacgagtttttttttaataccaaCGTTTCGATCCTTTATTTATCTCCGTCGTTCGAATTATAATGCACTATATATTTCTAGCCTTGATACAGATCAAATAAAGAATCAAAACgttgacatttaaaaaaaaaacttagttttattttgagtcctcaatcCACAACACTATTCGAAACTTCATACTAGAAATGAcaataatgaaatcaatttaagttacgaactcgtccatgACATTGAACGTGAAGCAAGTCCTGTTCGATTATGttaatttgtttgaattatttctatAGCTTTACAGCATGTTATGGCCGattttttagaatcaatttCTAAGACAgccttttttttgtttacactCTGAAACCGAATGATCGAAAAATCCGTTTTTAATAAATGTGCACTTGTTTAACATCAAGgaagtaattaaataattagataTCATCCTGAACACATCAAAATATGTTAAGaattagataagtgtttagAAATATATCTTAGTGTATACTTTAGAGAATAGAAAATAGTTTAGTGTACTTAGtgttagtgtataaataaattaagtaaataagATACGTCGTGCGTATGAATCTACTCCACTGTTAAAAAACAGGTTCAGTTAGCATATTAAGTTTCTATTCACTCTATCTATTGGATGGAGATTAAGTACATTAGATGAGGTTAGGTTGGATTAGGTTAGTTATTAAGTTTTTAATCACTTTATATAGGGATTAAATAGATTTTTAGTTCACAGCAAACAAACAAACTTTGCACATATCGTGatgatttctcaaaaaatactttcttttaataacaatttagTAAATTCAACTTGTTTTGGAacaacaaatgaataaaaatattcaaaatttaaaaaatcaaatcattcaattctaattttttaataataatcctGTTGTTAAATACCTTCACAgtgaacaattttattttttcctttatctttttcttcattttttctcttGGTTTTTTCTCGGTACCACCTGCtataagttttttcatatattctaaATCAGATATTTGCTTATTTGCAATTTTATCTGCACTACAATCGTTTTCACTGTTGGATACTTCATTCTCttcatttaaattgttttcagTTTCGTTTTCACATTCATCTTTAcgaatttgtttcaatttttgaaatttctcaatttcctTTGGATGACTAACTTGTAAATACTCTTCAAATAATGGATCGTCTTTATACTGAAAATGAAAGAACATATATTGAACACACTTTAATTCACTTATATCCCTACGGATGAATTACCTTTTCCAACAACTGTTCAGTTGCGTCGactttcttttccttttttggTTTAACTTTTTTCTGTTCAGGAATGTCTTCTTTGATagtagttttgttatttttcttgaaTTCTTTACTATCAGGCGCATATTTACTCCAAGATCTTGGTTTATTCTTATCCCCTAGAATAGTAGTTTCTAATTTTAGTACATTCATCTTTAAAATACTATTCCTGTAATTAACTCCTCGCTTCATGGGGAAAGCCAACTGTGCCATGTGTCAGTCATTGTGGGATCCTGGGCTCGTCCCCACTTCTAGTCCTACCCTACAGGACTCACATATGACCCGCCCTTTACCCCCTACTCAACTGTCCCAAAaccaaaacaataataaaaatctaattgtAGAAAAGTGCCGGTTATGCTGATACTGATAAGCCAATTTTGTTGTCATACATAGTGCTGAATACAGGACCAAGATCAAGCTCCCATCTACATTTAAGAATATTGAAACTGCATTAACATATATGTGCTTTAAAATAGCGAGACCTCCGTGATTCGATGGGTCGCCATAAGTATGATGCCTTAATATTGTAAACTATTATTACCTATTATAAATTTAGTGAACATTTTTATAGAGAATCTGATGACCCTTAACTttaactatataataataacaatttagaTAATGTAACTAATAATACTGATTGTACATTATCGAGGACTTGGGTAGCCCTTACAGCATCTAATGATGGGGGCCCTATTaccataaataatatttggatttagacaaaatttttgtgagaaatCTGACGACAAAATCAAACAAGTATGAAAACttgttgaaaccaaataaaaaagttttttccttGTCCGTGGAGGCCATTCATGGGGCCTAGTGCGGCTGCCCCGGATGCTCCTGCCCTAAGTACTGCCTCTCCCACTTAGATTTTCCTCCTGTGTTGTAGATtttggtaaataattttaattaaagtaaattcaattaaaaaatgttcaaattttcataaaagaaaatgttatgtTGAGACCGAAGTGATTTTCAGCTTTTAGTGAGGATTTCTAAGATTATTAAAGGATGAATTTGTAAAGAAATGCATTATAGGTCTATTTTAGTAGACAGCAGTTCAATATAGCGTTCAACTTTGTGGATGGCCCGCATCACGAAAAATTCGTTTAGACCTACTAAAGTAGGGGGTAGAACGCCAGGAAAGCCTTATTGGCTCAACTATAGGAGGATGTCgcagtgaaaatattaaatacttatAAATTCATATGATTGTATGTTTTGACTATTCCCTTCACATACATTacagaaaattattgtaatgGGGGCGTATAAAAATTAGATACTTATTTACCAtgtcataaaatataaaaatacctaATGTGCTACAGGTTTCCACTGTTATTTTACTTGTGTTGATATAAGTGTTATGAAAAGATTTTATTGCTTCCTCGGCCTCGGATTCTTTTTGATATCCCACAAAACCAAACTTTCTAAATTTACCATCCGAGGtgtattttaattgaatatcagTGATGGTTCCCTTTTGACTAAATAACTGTTTTACAGATTGTTCAGTTGcctaaaacataataaaaatgcaattaatttgaacttgaatttatttctatttcattacatttttggGAAGATTTTTCACTATCAAACGGGACATGATGTAGATTTCTATTACTTTAGTTTAAAAATaggttatgtttatatttttcacatgCCAGAGTTTTAAATCTTATATCAAGAATCTTCTTCTAGAAGTATATTATTCACAAGACCTAACCTCTAGTGTTCACAGTTCGGCTAAGAGGCAAggtattataattaaattattcaaattaataataattgaaaagttcaAGTTTCaaataagtattaattaaatAGTATTAAATCGAAACATAAATAAATCATTCAATATTTGAATGTCTTTCTATAAACATTGACATTTGTAATACTGGTTGCCGCATAACAGACAAATATTCCTGAATAAATTCAGTAAGTATCACTTTCAATTCAGACTTTCCCTGTGAAATTTAATTGATTcggtattattattatataaatgtaaTTTCTCATTGTAACGCcgcattttaatataaaataacataaaaaaaattgatttgattaTGTATTTCCTTAATACTTTAACGCCCCTAATTTGGATTTAACAGAACTaattacatttcaattttttgtgttaaGTTGATTACTTTCGGCAGTATGTAGCGtatgattttcttttaaaaataccatactatattgatattaaattggcgaatgaaatacaaaatatatttcaactttaaatGTGGTTTGAAATAATATACTAACGCCAAATAAAATCGAATCAGAACTAATGATTCAAAGGGTTACATTGAGTTTTAGAAATAGTAACAGCCGGAGGTAACAAGATAAATATTCCTTTGTATTACGATGAGTAATTGGTTTCATTGgatttgtagaaaattaaataaatacgagagtggttcaaatatgaattaaatttttttaatagaaagagGCTGCACCTGATATTGGACTAGTCTGGATAGATATAATAAACTTTTACGTTTATACGTAGATTATTCAAAATGCCTTATAAACTACAATGACTACTAATTTTTCCAACGATGATCtgtattaaaaaaacaacattttttttgagaagaatctaaaaaataatatattttgtgatgCAAAAATACCTAATCACATGAAAATATTGAGACCTGGCAACGCAGTGCTGCTGGAGATTGTAAGATGTGTGGGAAACTTCGTATTGTTTTGGTTCATATTGAACTGTTGATATCAATTCTACCGTACATTCGCCCAACtagtttttatacaaaagttaaCATAAAATAACCGATCCGCTACACGGTCTATTGGAATGAGAGTTAGAGAATTAGTCCGTGGAATAATTTCCATGTTCCACTGGTTGGGGTATTTAAATTCCAACAATTTGATTTCTCAGTCTCCAACTTCTATGTGAAGCGTTAGCAGGTCGATATAAGTAGAAGTTGAAAGACCGAGCGTGCGTCAGATAAACGTAAACATTATAATGATTATTGTTGTTATGCTtcaataaaagtaaattatatGATTGTCATATTTTAAGTGGATAAATTCTTTATACCCGTTGTTCAGAATTCGTGTGGTGATTGTGTCAAGGGTTGGAGCCGACAGTCAAAAGgtaatgattatattttttaactaatttaataAAGTAGGTACTTAATATTTAGGTAAAACTCCTTCTAATTAGTAAGATTCCCTCGGAAAGCACGTAATATATTATgcatactatttttttaaaagttaacTCACAAAACCAGCGTGTAGGTGTGTTagcttattattttttaatcatttgaaGTATGTATACATCTGTAATTATAGTATTAAATattaagtattaaaatatttgaatattttactttatatatTAACGTCTACataagattaaaaattatttaactgcAATTTTGGTTTTGGTAAttattctaacaatttttgttgtGATACTGAtagtgtttttttcttttttaaattacaaaatgcctacaaaaataaatttgtattgaaatagaTGGATGACATAATAACCGTAAATTGATAGAGTGCTTAAATGGACACTAAGGGATCTATGGTAGATTTGAACAAGGATCTTAAGCAAACTATAGTTAAATCCGTTCCAGGACCGTAGCGATACGAGTCCGGTGGTAATTTAATCGGATGGGACACTTTCCCTCGCAATTTAAAAAAGGGGAGAGTACAATTACCTTGACGCCGCGATTTAACATGttaattaggccaaaataaatcgaaaatgaagtataaaattttttgatatctcgcttcgttttcgagatatcgattctTGAAGTTTTAATCAAACGTTTGTTCAAAATTCGCTGTATTGATCAGGtggcgttcaatacttcgtttcaactgaatattttattactttaaattgaatatgaatcttgtaattcaataaacaaataattttttggtttaatttgTATGTTATTTACCCTGATAATCACAAATTACgagtatattgaaaaaaacaaatttttataacaaaatgagccatttttgataactttcatctctctgtgatgaatataactAGAAATACGATAAGGGATAGCCCCCCATAAGAAAATTGACATACGATAAGGGGTAGCCccccataagaaaaaaataataaaataaatctaaaatgattttcacgtgaagaaaatttttttatacaattttggctgtaaaaaattcacgatttttgaacgTTCtacactcaaagtgcaccacgagAAGGTTAAGTTAAATgaggttaggttgatatatacaaatattgactaaaaataaatttttccaacttcaagaatcgatatctcgaaagcgaagcgagatatcgaaaagttttattcttcattttcgacttattttgggtcgattacaaaatattcaaatccagacgccacggaaatcgtacttgTGTCTTAAAAAAgcgataaagtttttttttttatttcataatagaTCACTACATAATTGAGGTATATACAACgctattataattattgattttttagtaatttttagtttaaagaGCGTACTCGATtgaaatcacaattttttgggATTCTGTTGAGCAAAAGTGATAATGATatcatcaaatttcaaattacgaGGTATGGAATGTTCACCTGTAACCTTTCTTGTACCACATCATTtcttaaataagtttttatcaatttcagttttaaaaataatcgctCGGCACtg
The window above is part of the Diorhabda sublineata isolate icDioSubl1.1 chromosome 3, icDioSubl1.1, whole genome shotgun sequence genome. Proteins encoded here:
- the LOC130441799 gene encoding probable RNA-binding protein 19, producing the protein MSRLIVKNLPKNATEQSVKQLFSQKGTITDIQLKYTSDGKFRKFGFVGYQKESEAEEAIKSFHNTYINTSKITVETCSTLGDKNKPRSWSKYAPDSKEFKKNNKTTIKEDIPEQKKVKPKKEKKVDATEQLLEKYKDDPLFEEYLQVSHPKEIEKFQKLKQIRKDECENETENNLNEENEVSNSENDCSADKIANKQISDLEYMKKLIAGGTEKKPREKMKKKIKEKIKLFTVKLRDLPYNIKKRDIKQFFKPVSCYSIRVPRNIHGIAFVGFKTEKELNKALVKNRSFISGKQVSVAKYTTSEEKSQSDNTLRNISKNKWQTQEEAIKNEENIGESGRIFIRNLAYTTTEEDIEKLFSEFGPLTEVNLPVDASTKQMKGFGTVTYLLPEHAVKAYSQLDGYILHGRMLHLLPGKNKDTNDEDLEDTNNYKKKKSAKLKAQAGSSHNWNSLFLGHDAVAEVIADSFGTTKEDVIGPDGKGSAAVRLALGETQIVAQTRKYLEQQGVILDAFNNAVVKRSKTLILLKNLPSKTEVKEIREIFEKHGDVGRVILPPSGITAIVEFLEPSEAKKAFSKLAYTKFKNMPLYLEWAPDNSLTDPKTNQKVESTNGAGVQELTKEKEIEGDIREVEEEEEEPEPDTTLFVKNLNFKTTDEQLKQHFVACGKIHYANVASKKDPKDPNKTLSMGYGFIRFVHKASADKALKTLQQSVLDGKSLELKRSERTFKNEVQTTRKVNKATKQTGSKILVRNVPFQAKKKEIEELFSTFGEIRALRLPKKMAAGSDSHRGFAFIDYTTSSDAKAAFEALSQSTHLYGRRLVLEWAATEEGVDEIRKRTASHFNPEVETKKSKKSVFNME